Proteins from one Ranitomeya variabilis isolate aRanVar5 chromosome 1, aRanVar5.hap1, whole genome shotgun sequence genomic window:
- the LOC143786678 gene encoding small ribosomal subunit protein bS18m-like isoform X1, with product MLVVRAWRGAALRQHWLPALCTSSSGHSTVTPDSNRAALEDMPQKMENPFKEPPKRCILCGISVDYKNTQLLSQFVSPHTGRIYGRHITGLCGLKQRAVAKAIKRAIIMGFMPGTYKDPAYLKDPKICDV from the exons ATGCTGGTGGTCAGGGCATGGCGGGGCGCTGCGCTGAGGCAACATTGGCTGCCAGCACTGTGCACCTCCTCCTCCGGGCACAGCACAG TAACCCCAGACAGTAACCGAGCAGCACTTGAAGATATG CCACAGAAAATGGAAAATCCTTTTAAAGAGCCTCCAAAGAGGTGTATCTTGTGTGGCATCTCAGTAGATTACAAGAATACCCAG CTCCTGTCTCAGTTTGTTTCACCTCACACTGGTCGCATTTATGGAAGGCATATAACAG GGTTGTGTGGTCTGAAACAAAGGGCAGTAGCAAAAGCCATTAAAAGGGCGATTATTATGG GGTTTATGCCTGGCACATACAAAGACCCTGCCTACCTCAAAGACCCAAAGATTTGTGATGTTTAA
- the LOC143786678 gene encoding small ribosomal subunit protein bS18m-like isoform X2 — protein MLVVRAWRGAALRQHWLPALCTSSSGHSTVTPDSNRAALEDMPQKMENPFKEPPKRCILCGISVDYKNTQLLSQFVSPHTGRIYGRHITGLCGLKQRAVAKAIKRAIIMALL, from the exons ATGCTGGTGGTCAGGGCATGGCGGGGCGCTGCGCTGAGGCAACATTGGCTGCCAGCACTGTGCACCTCCTCCTCCGGGCACAGCACAG TAACCCCAGACAGTAACCGAGCAGCACTTGAAGATATG CCACAGAAAATGGAAAATCCTTTTAAAGAGCCTCCAAAGAGGTGTATCTTGTGTGGCATCTCAGTAGATTACAAGAATACCCAG CTCCTGTCTCAGTTTGTTTCACCTCACACTGGTCGCATTTATGGAAGGCATATAACAG GGTTGTGTGGTCTGAAACAAAGGGCAGTAGCAAAAGCCATTAAAAGGGCGATTATTATGG